A portion of the Drosophila sechellia strain sech25 chromosome 2R, ASM438219v1, whole genome shotgun sequence genome contains these proteins:
- the LOC6608886 gene encoding glutaminase liver isoform, mitochondrial isoform X4: MLKGVPTLAGRNLRLLTTQAQVLVHQRAKASAVEPVEDFDQDTDLLKRAKFGHTGKQLQQKIINEKKLRAPPLMNLVFANRKLSFYDTSSTPKTKEDNAKLSQRRHYSMRPHREQEQRNAEDVLFDMFASEETGLISMGKFLAGLKTTGIRRNDPRVRELMDNLKKVHKLNNYETGSSAETQHLNRDTFKAVVAPNIVLIAKAFRQQFVIPDFTSFVKDIEDIYNRCKTNTLGKLADYIPQLARYNPDSWGLSICTIDGQRFSIGDVDVPFTLQSCSKPLTYAIALEKLGPKVVHSYVGQEPSGRNFNELVLDQNKKPHNPMINAGAILTCSLMNALVKPDMTSAEIFDYTMSWFKRLSGGEYIGFNNAVFLSEREAADRNYALGFYMRENKCFPKRTNLKEVMDFYFQCCSMETNCEAMSVIAASLANGGICPTTEEKVFRPEVIRDVLSIMHSCGTYDYSGQFAFKVGLPAKSGVSGGMMLVIPNVMGIFAWSPPLDHLGNTVRGLQFCEELVSMFNFHRYDNLKHLSNKKDPRKHRYETKGLSIVNLLFSAASGDVTALRRHRLSGMDITLADYDGRTALHLAASEGHLECVKFLLEQCHVPHNPKDRWGNLPVDEAENFGHSHVVEFLRSWAEKADQSSEECKPEAVTSKTQADEEICSTSDLETSPTTSPIPTPVESGSRPGSGRSSPVPSDAGSTASAGSSIDDKTKPGL; the protein is encoded by the exons AAAAAACTGCGCGCTCCACCGCTTATGAACTTGGTGTTTGCTAATCGGAAGTTGTCCTTCTACGATACCAGTTCCACGCCCAAGACCAAAGAGGATAATGCCAAGCT CAGTCAGAGACGCCACTATTCGATGCGGCC CCATCGCGAGCAGGAGCAGCGAAATGCGGAGGATGTGCTATTCGACATGTTCGCCAGCGAGGAGACGGGCCTCATCTCGATGGGCAAGTTCCTGGCCGGGCTGAAGACCACCGGTATTCGCCGGAACGATCCGCGAGTGCGAGAACTGATGGACAACTTGAAGAAAGTGCACAAGCTAAATAACTACGAGACGGGTTCTTCGGCGGAAACTCAGCATCTCAATCGGGATACCTTCAAGGC TGTGGTGGCCCCCAATATTGTGCTGATTGCCAAGGCCTTCCGGCAGCAGTTCGTGATCCCCGACTTTACGAGTTTCGTGAAGGACATCGAGGACATTTACAATCGCTGCAAGACCAACACTTTGGGCAAGTTGGCCGACTACATTCCCCAGCTGGCGCGCTACAATCCCGATTCCTGGGGCCTGAGCATCTGCACCATTGATGGTCAGCGCTTCTCCATCGGTGATGTGGATGTGCCCTTCACACTCCAGAGTTGCAGCAAGCCACTGACCTACGCCATTGCCCTGGAGAAACTGGGTCCCAAGGTCGTACACTCGTATGTGGGACAGGAGCCGAGTGGCAGGAACTTCAACGAACTGGTCCTGGATCAGAACA AAAAGCCACACAATCCAATGATCAACGCTGGTGCCATTCTGACCTGCTCCCTGATGAATGCCCTGGTCAAGCCGGACATGACCTCCGCTGAGATCTTCGACTACACCATGTCCTGGTTCAAGCGGCTGTCCGGCGGGGAGTATATCGGCTTTAATAACGCCGTATTCCTGTCCGAACGCGAGGCTGCCGATAGGAACTACGCCCTGGGCTTCTACATGCGGGAAAACAAGTGCTTCCCCAAGCGCACCAATCTTAAGGAGGTGATGGACTTCTACTTCCAGTGCTGCTCCATGGAGACCAACTGCGAAGCAATGTCCGTGATCGCGGCCAGTTTGGCCAATGGTGGCATCTGCCCCACCACCGAGGAGAAGGTGTTCCGGCCGGAGGTAATCCGGGATGTGCTCTCGATCATGCACTCATGCGGCACATACGACTACTCCGGACAGTTCGCCTTCAAGGTGGGTCTGCCAGCCAAGTCTGGAGTGAGTGGCGGCATGATGCTGGTCATCCCCAACGTAATGGGCATCTTTGCCTGGTCCCCGCCCTTGGATCACTTGGGTAATACAGTGAGAGGACTACAGTTTTGTGAGGAGCTGGTCTCCATGTTCAATTTCCATCGCTACGACAACCTGAAGCATCTGTCCAACAAGAAGGATCCGCGAAAGCATCGCTACGAGACCAAGGGTCTGTCCATCGTGAATCTGCTCTTTTCAGCTGCCAGCGGCGATGTTACGGCCTTGCGGCGTCATCGTCTCTCCGGAATGGATATCACCCTGGCCGACTACGATGGTCGCACTGCCCTCCATTTGGCTGCCTCCGAGGGACACTTGGAGTGCGTCAAGTTCCTGCTGGAACAGTGTCATGTACCCCACAACCCCAAGGATCGCTGGGGAAATCTGCCCGTGGATGAGGCAGAGAACTTCGGCCACAGCCACGTGGTGGAGTTCCTTCGCTCCTGGGCGGAGAAGGCCGACCAGTCCAGCGAGGAGTGCAAGCCAGAGGCTGTGACCAGCAAGACACAAGCGGATGAG GAAATCTGCAGCACAAGCGACCTGGAGACCAGTCCGACAACCAGTCCCATTCCCACTCCCGTGGAATCCGGATCTAGGCCAGGATCAGGACGTTCCAGCCCGGTGCCATCGGATGCGGGCAGCACGGCGAGCGCCGGCAGCAGCATCGATGACAAAACCAAGCCGGGACTATAA
- the LOC6608886 gene encoding glutaminase liver isoform, mitochondrial isoform X6 has translation MRAITILKKLRAPPLMNLVFANRKLSFYDTSSTPKTKEDNAKLHREQEQRNAEDVLFDMFASEETGLISMGKFLAGLKTTGIRRNDPRVRELMDNLKKVHKLNNYETGSSAETQHLNRDTFKAVVAPNIVLIAKAFRQQFVIPDFTSFVKDIEDIYNRCKTNTLGKLADYIPQLARYNPDSWGLSICTIDGQRFSIGDVDVPFTLQSCSKPLTYAIALEKLGPKVVHSYVGQEPSGRNFNELVLDQNKKPHNPMINAGAILTCSLMNALVKPDMTSAEIFDYTMSWFKRLSGGEYIGFNNAVFLSEREAADRNYALGFYMRENKCFPKRTNLKEVMDFYFQCCSMETNCEAMSVIAASLANGGICPTTEEKVFRPEVIRDVLSIMHSCGTYDYSGQFAFKVGLPAKSGVSGGMMLVIPNVMGIFAWSPPLDHLGNTVRGLQFCEELVSMFNFHRYDNLKHLSNKKDPRKHRYETKGLSIVNLLFSAASGDVTALRRHRLSGMDITLADYDGRTALHLAASEGHLECVKFLLEQCHVPHNPKDRWGNLPVDEAENFGHSHVVEFLRSWAEKADQSSEECKPEAVTSKTQADEVSSSSNSSSSPGSSPCASLSTGDLLGQNSRILNDFLKLNSNFTFQEICSTSDLETSPTTSPIPTPVESGSRPGSGRSSPVPSDAGSTASAGSSIDDKTKPGL, from the exons ATGAGAGCTATTACCATCCTT AAAAAACTGCGCGCTCCACCGCTTATGAACTTGGTGTTTGCTAATCGGAAGTTGTCCTTCTACGATACCAGTTCCACGCCCAAGACCAAAGAGGATAATGCCAAGCT CCATCGCGAGCAGGAGCAGCGAAATGCGGAGGATGTGCTATTCGACATGTTCGCCAGCGAGGAGACGGGCCTCATCTCGATGGGCAAGTTCCTGGCCGGGCTGAAGACCACCGGTATTCGCCGGAACGATCCGCGAGTGCGAGAACTGATGGACAACTTGAAGAAAGTGCACAAGCTAAATAACTACGAGACGGGTTCTTCGGCGGAAACTCAGCATCTCAATCGGGATACCTTCAAGGC TGTGGTGGCCCCCAATATTGTGCTGATTGCCAAGGCCTTCCGGCAGCAGTTCGTGATCCCCGACTTTACGAGTTTCGTGAAGGACATCGAGGACATTTACAATCGCTGCAAGACCAACACTTTGGGCAAGTTGGCCGACTACATTCCCCAGCTGGCGCGCTACAATCCCGATTCCTGGGGCCTGAGCATCTGCACCATTGATGGTCAGCGCTTCTCCATCGGTGATGTGGATGTGCCCTTCACACTCCAGAGTTGCAGCAAGCCACTGACCTACGCCATTGCCCTGGAGAAACTGGGTCCCAAGGTCGTACACTCGTATGTGGGACAGGAGCCGAGTGGCAGGAACTTCAACGAACTGGTCCTGGATCAGAACA AAAAGCCACACAATCCAATGATCAACGCTGGTGCCATTCTGACCTGCTCCCTGATGAATGCCCTGGTCAAGCCGGACATGACCTCCGCTGAGATCTTCGACTACACCATGTCCTGGTTCAAGCGGCTGTCCGGCGGGGAGTATATCGGCTTTAATAACGCCGTATTCCTGTCCGAACGCGAGGCTGCCGATAGGAACTACGCCCTGGGCTTCTACATGCGGGAAAACAAGTGCTTCCCCAAGCGCACCAATCTTAAGGAGGTGATGGACTTCTACTTCCAGTGCTGCTCCATGGAGACCAACTGCGAAGCAATGTCCGTGATCGCGGCCAGTTTGGCCAATGGTGGCATCTGCCCCACCACCGAGGAGAAGGTGTTCCGGCCGGAGGTAATCCGGGATGTGCTCTCGATCATGCACTCATGCGGCACATACGACTACTCCGGACAGTTCGCCTTCAAGGTGGGTCTGCCAGCCAAGTCTGGAGTGAGTGGCGGCATGATGCTGGTCATCCCCAACGTAATGGGCATCTTTGCCTGGTCCCCGCCCTTGGATCACTTGGGTAATACAGTGAGAGGACTACAGTTTTGTGAGGAGCTGGTCTCCATGTTCAATTTCCATCGCTACGACAACCTGAAGCATCTGTCCAACAAGAAGGATCCGCGAAAGCATCGCTACGAGACCAAGGGTCTGTCCATCGTGAATCTGCTCTTTTCAGCTGCCAGCGGCGATGTTACGGCCTTGCGGCGTCATCGTCTCTCCGGAATGGATATCACCCTGGCCGACTACGATGGTCGCACTGCCCTCCATTTGGCTGCCTCCGAGGGACACTTGGAGTGCGTCAAGTTCCTGCTGGAACAGTGTCATGTACCCCACAACCCCAAGGATCGCTGGGGAAATCTGCCCGTGGATGAGGCAGAGAACTTCGGCCACAGCCACGTGGTGGAGTTCCTTCGCTCCTGGGCGGAGAAGGCCGACCAGTCCAGCGAGGAGTGCAAGCCAGAGGCTGTGACCAGCAAGACACAAGCGGATGAGGTCAGTTCAAGTTCAAATTCAAGTTCAAGTCCAGGTTCAAGTCCATGTGCAAGTCTGTCGACGGGGGACCTTTTGGGGCAAAATTCAAGGATTCTAAATGACTTTCTCAAGCTGAATTCCAATTTCACCTTCCAGGAAATCTGCAGCACAAGCGACCTGGAGACCAGTCCGACAACCAGTCCCATTCCCACTCCCGTGGAATCCGGATCTAGGCCAGGATCAGGACGTTCCAGCCCGGTGCCATCGGATGCGGGCAGCACGGCGAGCGCCGGCAGCAGCATCGATGACAAAACCAAGCCGGGACTATAA
- the LOC6608886 gene encoding glutaminase liver isoform, mitochondrial isoform X8, translating into MRAITILKKLRAPPLMNLVFANRKLSFYDTSSTPKTKEDNAKLSQRRHYSMRPHREQEQRNAEDVLFDMFASEETGLISMGKFLAGLKTTGIRRNDPRVRELMDNLKKVHKLNNYETGSSAETQHLNRDTFKAVVAPNIVLIAKAFRQQFVIPDFTSFVKDIEDIYNRCKTNTLGKLADYIPQLARYNPDSWGLSICTIDGQRFSIGDVDVPFTLQSCSKPLTYAIALEKLGPKVVHSYVGQEPSGRNFNELVLDQNKKPHNPMINAGAILTCSLMNALVKPDMTSAEIFDYTMSWFKRLSGGEYIGFNNAVFLSEREAADRNYALGFYMRENKCFPKRTNLKEVMDFYFQCCSMETNCEAMSVIAASLANGGICPTTEEKVFRPEVIRDVLSIMHSCGTYDYSGQFAFKVGLPAKSGVSGGMMLVIPNVMGIFAWSPPLDHLGNTVRGLQFCEELVSMFNFHRYDNLKHLSNKKDPRKHRYETKGLSIVNLLFSAASGDVTALRRHRLSGMDITLADYDGRTALHLAASEGHLECVKFLLEQCHVPHNPKDRWGNLPVDEAENFGHSHVVEFLRSWAEKADQSSEECKPEAVTSKTQADEEICSTSDLETSPTTSPIPTPVESGSRPGSGRSSPVPSDAGSTASAGSSIDDKTKPGL; encoded by the exons ATGAGAGCTATTACCATCCTT AAAAAACTGCGCGCTCCACCGCTTATGAACTTGGTGTTTGCTAATCGGAAGTTGTCCTTCTACGATACCAGTTCCACGCCCAAGACCAAAGAGGATAATGCCAAGCT CAGTCAGAGACGCCACTATTCGATGCGGCC CCATCGCGAGCAGGAGCAGCGAAATGCGGAGGATGTGCTATTCGACATGTTCGCCAGCGAGGAGACGGGCCTCATCTCGATGGGCAAGTTCCTGGCCGGGCTGAAGACCACCGGTATTCGCCGGAACGATCCGCGAGTGCGAGAACTGATGGACAACTTGAAGAAAGTGCACAAGCTAAATAACTACGAGACGGGTTCTTCGGCGGAAACTCAGCATCTCAATCGGGATACCTTCAAGGC TGTGGTGGCCCCCAATATTGTGCTGATTGCCAAGGCCTTCCGGCAGCAGTTCGTGATCCCCGACTTTACGAGTTTCGTGAAGGACATCGAGGACATTTACAATCGCTGCAAGACCAACACTTTGGGCAAGTTGGCCGACTACATTCCCCAGCTGGCGCGCTACAATCCCGATTCCTGGGGCCTGAGCATCTGCACCATTGATGGTCAGCGCTTCTCCATCGGTGATGTGGATGTGCCCTTCACACTCCAGAGTTGCAGCAAGCCACTGACCTACGCCATTGCCCTGGAGAAACTGGGTCCCAAGGTCGTACACTCGTATGTGGGACAGGAGCCGAGTGGCAGGAACTTCAACGAACTGGTCCTGGATCAGAACA AAAAGCCACACAATCCAATGATCAACGCTGGTGCCATTCTGACCTGCTCCCTGATGAATGCCCTGGTCAAGCCGGACATGACCTCCGCTGAGATCTTCGACTACACCATGTCCTGGTTCAAGCGGCTGTCCGGCGGGGAGTATATCGGCTTTAATAACGCCGTATTCCTGTCCGAACGCGAGGCTGCCGATAGGAACTACGCCCTGGGCTTCTACATGCGGGAAAACAAGTGCTTCCCCAAGCGCACCAATCTTAAGGAGGTGATGGACTTCTACTTCCAGTGCTGCTCCATGGAGACCAACTGCGAAGCAATGTCCGTGATCGCGGCCAGTTTGGCCAATGGTGGCATCTGCCCCACCACCGAGGAGAAGGTGTTCCGGCCGGAGGTAATCCGGGATGTGCTCTCGATCATGCACTCATGCGGCACATACGACTACTCCGGACAGTTCGCCTTCAAGGTGGGTCTGCCAGCCAAGTCTGGAGTGAGTGGCGGCATGATGCTGGTCATCCCCAACGTAATGGGCATCTTTGCCTGGTCCCCGCCCTTGGATCACTTGGGTAATACAGTGAGAGGACTACAGTTTTGTGAGGAGCTGGTCTCCATGTTCAATTTCCATCGCTACGACAACCTGAAGCATCTGTCCAACAAGAAGGATCCGCGAAAGCATCGCTACGAGACCAAGGGTCTGTCCATCGTGAATCTGCTCTTTTCAGCTGCCAGCGGCGATGTTACGGCCTTGCGGCGTCATCGTCTCTCCGGAATGGATATCACCCTGGCCGACTACGATGGTCGCACTGCCCTCCATTTGGCTGCCTCCGAGGGACACTTGGAGTGCGTCAAGTTCCTGCTGGAACAGTGTCATGTACCCCACAACCCCAAGGATCGCTGGGGAAATCTGCCCGTGGATGAGGCAGAGAACTTCGGCCACAGCCACGTGGTGGAGTTCCTTCGCTCCTGGGCGGAGAAGGCCGACCAGTCCAGCGAGGAGTGCAAGCCAGAGGCTGTGACCAGCAAGACACAAGCGGATGAG GAAATCTGCAGCACAAGCGACCTGGAGACCAGTCCGACAACCAGTCCCATTCCCACTCCCGTGGAATCCGGATCTAGGCCAGGATCAGGACGTTCCAGCCCGGTGCCATCGGATGCGGGCAGCACGGCGAGCGCCGGCAGCAGCATCGATGACAAAACCAAGCCGGGACTATAA
- the LOC6608886 gene encoding glutaminase liver isoform, mitochondrial isoform X11, with translation MVQTTEMEALKRQSEDGETKEREENYRRGKEQETTETAAIIEEIIEGMSLQNRRGTIVRTISAIISHREQEQRNAEDVLFDMFASEETGLISMGKFLAGLKTTGIRRNDPRVRELMDNLKKVHKLNNYETGSSAETQHLNRDTFKAVVAPNIVLIAKAFRQQFVIPDFTSFVKDIEDIYNRCKTNTLGKLADYIPQLARYNPDSWGLSICTIDGQRFSIGDVDVPFTLQSCSKPLTYAIALEKLGPKVVHSYVGQEPSGRNFNELVLDQNKKPHNPMINAGAILTCSLMNALVKPDMTSAEIFDYTMSWFKRLSGGEYIGFNNAVFLSEREAADRNYALGFYMRENKCFPKRTNLKEVMDFYFQCCSMETNCEAMSVIAASLANGGICPTTEEKVFRPEVIRDVLSIMHSCGTYDYSGQFAFKVGLPAKSGVSGGMMLVIPNVMGIFAWSPPLDHLGNTVRGLQFCEELVSMFNFHRYDNLKHLSNKKDPRKHRYETKGLSIVNLLFSAASGDVTALRRHRLSGMDITLADYDGRTALHLAASEGHLECVKFLLEQCHVPHNPKDRWGNLPVDEAENFGHSHVVEFLRSWAEKADQSSEECKPEAVTSKTQADEEICSTSDLETSPTTSPIPTPVESGSRPGSGRSSPVPSDAGSTASAGSSIDDKTKPGL, from the exons ATGGTGCAAACAACTGAAATGGAGGCGCTGAAGCGGCAGAGTGAGGATGGGGAGACCAAGGAGCGGGAGGAGAACTATAGGCGGGGCAAGGAGCAGGAGACCACGGAGACGGCGGCCATCATAGAGGAGATTATCGAGGGCATGTCGCTGCAGAATCGTCGCGGCACCATAGTGCGTACTATTTCCGCGATAATCAG CCATCGCGAGCAGGAGCAGCGAAATGCGGAGGATGTGCTATTCGACATGTTCGCCAGCGAGGAGACGGGCCTCATCTCGATGGGCAAGTTCCTGGCCGGGCTGAAGACCACCGGTATTCGCCGGAACGATCCGCGAGTGCGAGAACTGATGGACAACTTGAAGAAAGTGCACAAGCTAAATAACTACGAGACGGGTTCTTCGGCGGAAACTCAGCATCTCAATCGGGATACCTTCAAGGC TGTGGTGGCCCCCAATATTGTGCTGATTGCCAAGGCCTTCCGGCAGCAGTTCGTGATCCCCGACTTTACGAGTTTCGTGAAGGACATCGAGGACATTTACAATCGCTGCAAGACCAACACTTTGGGCAAGTTGGCCGACTACATTCCCCAGCTGGCGCGCTACAATCCCGATTCCTGGGGCCTGAGCATCTGCACCATTGATGGTCAGCGCTTCTCCATCGGTGATGTGGATGTGCCCTTCACACTCCAGAGTTGCAGCAAGCCACTGACCTACGCCATTGCCCTGGAGAAACTGGGTCCCAAGGTCGTACACTCGTATGTGGGACAGGAGCCGAGTGGCAGGAACTTCAACGAACTGGTCCTGGATCAGAACA AAAAGCCACACAATCCAATGATCAACGCTGGTGCCATTCTGACCTGCTCCCTGATGAATGCCCTGGTCAAGCCGGACATGACCTCCGCTGAGATCTTCGACTACACCATGTCCTGGTTCAAGCGGCTGTCCGGCGGGGAGTATATCGGCTTTAATAACGCCGTATTCCTGTCCGAACGCGAGGCTGCCGATAGGAACTACGCCCTGGGCTTCTACATGCGGGAAAACAAGTGCTTCCCCAAGCGCACCAATCTTAAGGAGGTGATGGACTTCTACTTCCAGTGCTGCTCCATGGAGACCAACTGCGAAGCAATGTCCGTGATCGCGGCCAGTTTGGCCAATGGTGGCATCTGCCCCACCACCGAGGAGAAGGTGTTCCGGCCGGAGGTAATCCGGGATGTGCTCTCGATCATGCACTCATGCGGCACATACGACTACTCCGGACAGTTCGCCTTCAAGGTGGGTCTGCCAGCCAAGTCTGGAGTGAGTGGCGGCATGATGCTGGTCATCCCCAACGTAATGGGCATCTTTGCCTGGTCCCCGCCCTTGGATCACTTGGGTAATACAGTGAGAGGACTACAGTTTTGTGAGGAGCTGGTCTCCATGTTCAATTTCCATCGCTACGACAACCTGAAGCATCTGTCCAACAAGAAGGATCCGCGAAAGCATCGCTACGAGACCAAGGGTCTGTCCATCGTGAATCTGCTCTTTTCAGCTGCCAGCGGCGATGTTACGGCCTTGCGGCGTCATCGTCTCTCCGGAATGGATATCACCCTGGCCGACTACGATGGTCGCACTGCCCTCCATTTGGCTGCCTCCGAGGGACACTTGGAGTGCGTCAAGTTCCTGCTGGAACAGTGTCATGTACCCCACAACCCCAAGGATCGCTGGGGAAATCTGCCCGTGGATGAGGCAGAGAACTTCGGCCACAGCCACGTGGTGGAGTTCCTTCGCTCCTGGGCGGAGAAGGCCGACCAGTCCAGCGAGGAGTGCAAGCCAGAGGCTGTGACCAGCAAGACACAAGCGGATGAG GAAATCTGCAGCACAAGCGACCTGGAGACCAGTCCGACAACCAGTCCCATTCCCACTCCCGTGGAATCCGGATCTAGGCCAGGATCAGGACGTTCCAGCCCGGTGCCATCGGATGCGGGCAGCACGGCGAGCGCCGGCAGCAGCATCGATGACAAAACCAAGCCGGGACTATAA
- the LOC6608886 gene encoding glutaminase liver isoform, mitochondrial isoform X10, whose translation MVQTTEMEALKRQSEDGETKEREENYRRGKEQETTETAAIIEEIIEGMSLQNRRGTIVRTISAIISSQRRHYSMRPHREQEQRNAEDVLFDMFASEETGLISMGKFLAGLKTTGIRRNDPRVRELMDNLKKVHKLNNYETGSSAETQHLNRDTFKAVVAPNIVLIAKAFRQQFVIPDFTSFVKDIEDIYNRCKTNTLGKLADYIPQLARYNPDSWGLSICTIDGQRFSIGDVDVPFTLQSCSKPLTYAIALEKLGPKVVHSYVGQEPSGRNFNELVLDQNKKPHNPMINAGAILTCSLMNALVKPDMTSAEIFDYTMSWFKRLSGGEYIGFNNAVFLSEREAADRNYALGFYMRENKCFPKRTNLKEVMDFYFQCCSMETNCEAMSVIAASLANGGICPTTEEKVFRPEVIRDVLSIMHSCGTYDYSGQFAFKVGLPAKSGVSGGMMLVIPNVMGIFAWSPPLDHLGNTVRGLQFCEELVSMFNFHRYDNLKHLSNKKDPRKHRYETKGLSIVNLLFSAASGDVTALRRHRLSGMDITLADYDGRTALHLAASEGHLECVKFLLEQCHVPHNPKDRWGNLPVDEAENFGHSHVVEFLRSWAEKADQSSEECKPEAVTSKTQADEEICSTSDLETSPTTSPIPTPVESGSRPGSGRSSPVPSDAGSTASAGSSIDDKTKPGL comes from the exons ATGGTGCAAACAACTGAAATGGAGGCGCTGAAGCGGCAGAGTGAGGATGGGGAGACCAAGGAGCGGGAGGAGAACTATAGGCGGGGCAAGGAGCAGGAGACCACGGAGACGGCGGCCATCATAGAGGAGATTATCGAGGGCATGTCGCTGCAGAATCGTCGCGGCACCATAGTGCGTACTATTTCCGCGATAATCAG CAGTCAGAGACGCCACTATTCGATGCGGCC CCATCGCGAGCAGGAGCAGCGAAATGCGGAGGATGTGCTATTCGACATGTTCGCCAGCGAGGAGACGGGCCTCATCTCGATGGGCAAGTTCCTGGCCGGGCTGAAGACCACCGGTATTCGCCGGAACGATCCGCGAGTGCGAGAACTGATGGACAACTTGAAGAAAGTGCACAAGCTAAATAACTACGAGACGGGTTCTTCGGCGGAAACTCAGCATCTCAATCGGGATACCTTCAAGGC TGTGGTGGCCCCCAATATTGTGCTGATTGCCAAGGCCTTCCGGCAGCAGTTCGTGATCCCCGACTTTACGAGTTTCGTGAAGGACATCGAGGACATTTACAATCGCTGCAAGACCAACACTTTGGGCAAGTTGGCCGACTACATTCCCCAGCTGGCGCGCTACAATCCCGATTCCTGGGGCCTGAGCATCTGCACCATTGATGGTCAGCGCTTCTCCATCGGTGATGTGGATGTGCCCTTCACACTCCAGAGTTGCAGCAAGCCACTGACCTACGCCATTGCCCTGGAGAAACTGGGTCCCAAGGTCGTACACTCGTATGTGGGACAGGAGCCGAGTGGCAGGAACTTCAACGAACTGGTCCTGGATCAGAACA AAAAGCCACACAATCCAATGATCAACGCTGGTGCCATTCTGACCTGCTCCCTGATGAATGCCCTGGTCAAGCCGGACATGACCTCCGCTGAGATCTTCGACTACACCATGTCCTGGTTCAAGCGGCTGTCCGGCGGGGAGTATATCGGCTTTAATAACGCCGTATTCCTGTCCGAACGCGAGGCTGCCGATAGGAACTACGCCCTGGGCTTCTACATGCGGGAAAACAAGTGCTTCCCCAAGCGCACCAATCTTAAGGAGGTGATGGACTTCTACTTCCAGTGCTGCTCCATGGAGACCAACTGCGAAGCAATGTCCGTGATCGCGGCCAGTTTGGCCAATGGTGGCATCTGCCCCACCACCGAGGAGAAGGTGTTCCGGCCGGAGGTAATCCGGGATGTGCTCTCGATCATGCACTCATGCGGCACATACGACTACTCCGGACAGTTCGCCTTCAAGGTGGGTCTGCCAGCCAAGTCTGGAGTGAGTGGCGGCATGATGCTGGTCATCCCCAACGTAATGGGCATCTTTGCCTGGTCCCCGCCCTTGGATCACTTGGGTAATACAGTGAGAGGACTACAGTTTTGTGAGGAGCTGGTCTCCATGTTCAATTTCCATCGCTACGACAACCTGAAGCATCTGTCCAACAAGAAGGATCCGCGAAAGCATCGCTACGAGACCAAGGGTCTGTCCATCGTGAATCTGCTCTTTTCAGCTGCCAGCGGCGATGTTACGGCCTTGCGGCGTCATCGTCTCTCCGGAATGGATATCACCCTGGCCGACTACGATGGTCGCACTGCCCTCCATTTGGCTGCCTCCGAGGGACACTTGGAGTGCGTCAAGTTCCTGCTGGAACAGTGTCATGTACCCCACAACCCCAAGGATCGCTGGGGAAATCTGCCCGTGGATGAGGCAGAGAACTTCGGCCACAGCCACGTGGTGGAGTTCCTTCGCTCCTGGGCGGAGAAGGCCGACCAGTCCAGCGAGGAGTGCAAGCCAGAGGCTGTGACCAGCAAGACACAAGCGGATGAG GAAATCTGCAGCACAAGCGACCTGGAGACCAGTCCGACAACCAGTCCCATTCCCACTCCCGTGGAATCCGGATCTAGGCCAGGATCAGGACGTTCCAGCCCGGTGCCATCGGATGCGGGCAGCACGGCGAGCGCCGGCAGCAGCATCGATGACAAAACCAAGCCGGGACTATAA